ATTTTAATAAAATTGCATCAGCCGGATTTTTTAATTTCTCGTTATTCTGTTTGTCACGAGCCATTGCTTCATCGATGGCACGGTTGATAAAGGCAGTAGCGCTTTCACCCATGGAGGCGGCGTGTTCCTGAATGATGGTTCTTTTTTCAGGAGTCATACGGACCTTCACTTCACAGAAGCGTTCATTGTATTTTTTGTTGGCTCTTCGGCGGGCTTCCGTGAGCCCACGATAAGAGCTGCGTTTTTCGTCACTCATGGCGACTTCTTTCTGAAATGTTTTGGAGTTACATCAAGGTAAGTATAGCACATTTTGGCACATAAGACTATGTAAAAATTAAAGAATTTGAAAAAAAGGAGACAAGCTTATGGCAAAACAGAGAAAAGAGTTTAGAGAACTCACTGTAAGTGAGACTTGTGGATATAACTACAGTCGTGTACCGGGGATTCGTATTCAGGGAAAATGGTTGGCTGAGTTAGGGTTTGAACCGGGAGACTCTGTGTTGGTTCGGTGTGAGGATGGCAAGATTGTGATTACAAAGGATGAAGCGTTGGCTGCACGGAAGGCTGCCGAAAAGGCTTTTATGGAAACGGAGTTGCGGAAGTTAGAAAAGCGATATGAAGAAGAAAAGGAACGCTTGCTGAAATCGTATGTAGCGGAGCAGAAAGGAAGGTACAACGCATGATGGGAAAGATTATTGTTTGTGGTTCGCAAAAGGGCGGTGTAGGCAAGACTGTTACAACATTCAATTTGGCATATGCACTTACATCCTTAGGAAAAAAGGTTCTGGCTGTCGATTTTGACAGTCAGGGCAACCTGTCTACTTGTATGGGGATTGAGGATCTAAGAAATGAAGAAAAAACTATTGGGCATCTGATGATGGCAGAGATTGAAGATGAACCGATAGTGGCAGATGATTTCATACAGAATAATGCAGGTATTGATTTTATTTCTGCTAATGTTTACCTCTCAGCTGTGGATACGAAGCTTCGATTGGAAATGGGGGCAGAAAAAATGCTTAGTAATATTCTGGAGTCGTTAAGAGACAGATACGACTATATTTTGGTAGATACGGCTCCGACTTTAGGCAGTCTTACCATCAATGCATTGGTGGCTGCAGATAGTGTCATTATTCCGGTAAATCCTCAGTTGCTGGCAATGATGGGTTTGCAGGATTTTATAAAGACGGTTTCGAAGATTAAGCACAGAATTAACCCAAGGTTAGAGATAGCAGGGATATTACTCACGATGTGTGATTCCAGAACAAATCTGTGTAAGGTTTTGATGGAAGAAGTAAATGAAACCTTCAAGGGGCAGATAAGAGTATTCCATACTTGCATTCCAACTACGATAAAGGTTGGAGAAGCTGTTTATTACAATATGGCAGTGGAACAGTACAGTCCGAAGTCTACGGCGGGTATCGCATATAGAAATTTTGCAAAGGAGTTGATTGGATATGAAAGCTAATGCACCAAAAAGAAAGGTATTTGACGCAGTTGACGTATTAGTGGGAGAAGAAGAGGTACGTAATAACAATGATATTCGAGAACTTTCGATTGAAAGTATCAAGCCGTTCCATAACCATCCATTTCGCCTGTACGAAGGCGAGCGATTGGAAGATATGGTGGAGAGCATTAAGGAACATGGTGTTTTGAATCCGGTGATTGTATTGAAAACAGGGGATGGGTATGAAATGCTTTCCGGTCATAACAGACAGAATGCAGCAAGGATTGCGGGGCTTAAAACTGTTCCGGCTATTGTTAAAGCGGAACTGACGGAAGAAGAGGCTTATGTTTACGTGATTGAAACCAATCTGATGCAGAGGTCTTTTACAGATATGGAGATTTCCGAAAAGGCAGCTGTGTTGCAGGAGAGATATGATAAGGTAATGTCTCAGGGAAAGAGAAATGATATTCTAAGGGAAATTGCAAAGTTGGAAGGAAAAGAGTCAACTTCTGGTCACCGTGACCAGAAGTTATGGTCCAGAGATGCAGTGGGTGCAGAATATGGCCTTTCCGGTAGCTCTGTGGCGAGATTACTTCGAGTGAATCATCTGATAGAACCTTTGAAGGATAAAGTAGACAAAGGAAGCCTGGGAATGAAGATTGCGATTCAGTTATCCTATCTGACAAAGGAAGAACAGGAAATGATTCATGATGCGATGAAGGAAATGCATGTGAAGCTTAGCCAGCACCAGGTTATTAAACTTCGTGAGCATGCCGGGGAACTTACTCCGGGGAGAGTGAGACAGTATATTAAAATGGCTGATCCGAATAAGAAGCTTCCGGTTGTAAAGGTCCCGGCACGATTGATTCAGCAGTATTTTGCCAAGATGGAACCGGATAGGGTGGATCAGATACTGGAAGAGGCGATTCGGGAGTACTTTGAAAAGCGGGAGGGTTAAATGTTTAGTGAGAAGTATTTACAGGAAATAGATTCCGAATATTTCAATGTTCTGGTGCAAGATGCCTATGATGTCACTATACAGAGTAGAAATACCGGTCATTATTGGTACTTACATTGTTGTGAATTCCCAACAGAGGAAAATTGTATTATCTTTCATAAGCACCAATTCCAGCATCCATATCATCAGCATGGCAGAGCGAGAACATTGAAGCAGGCGGTAAAAAGCATTATTCAGCATGATAGATATCAGTTGAATGTGAGAAAATGTGTGTAATATATGCTCAAATGAAAGCAAAAGAAGCCAGTGGGGAAATGACCTCACTGGCTTTCGTGCTGCTTAACGGTAGTTCTGCAGGAACTCTTTTACGATAGGGTAGAGCTTGTCCAAATCGGAATCGACGGTGCTTTTGCCACAACCGATTTTTTCTGCTGTTTCTACAATGGTATGCTCGTCCACTCTGTGCTTAATGACTGCTATAAGGCGGTCGAGATTCTTCAGACCTGTGAGAGTGTGCAGATGGTCGATAAGTGCTTCCAAAATCTTTTCGTAAGTATCAGCTGTGTTGTAATCGTTCGGCGCAGCTGGGTCAAATTCTGTCACTTCATCAGTGTCATTGACCATTGCAAGCTCGCTGAAGGTCTTGGTTCTACCGGATTCCTTGTTCCAAGAAAGGTTGTAAGCACATTCGCTGCAGCGGTTACATTCCGGGCATTTAATAAGATGTCCTTTTCCATCTGAAACGAAGCAACGGGCGTCACGGTCTTCCTTCTTAAATTCATCCGTTACCATGCGAAGATATTCATGTCTTTCAGTTTCTGTTGCAGGAACTAACACTACATCACAGTAACGATTGCCGACACGCCAGTTGTGGCGGATATCAGCAGCAGTTACACCTGCGATGAAGCCGTTTTCCTTGAATGCTTCCATATCTATAAC
The DNA window shown above is from Blautia hansenii DSM 20583 and carries:
- a CDS encoding SymE family type I addiction module toxin; translation: MAKQRKEFRELTVSETCGYNYSRVPGIRIQGKWLAELGFEPGDSVLVRCEDGKIVITKDEALAARKAAEKAFMETELRKLEKRYEEEKERLLKSYVAEQKGRYNA
- a CDS encoding ParB N-terminal domain-containing protein, with translation MKANAPKRKVFDAVDVLVGEEEVRNNNDIRELSIESIKPFHNHPFRLYEGERLEDMVESIKEHGVLNPVIVLKTGDGYEMLSGHNRQNAARIAGLKTVPAIVKAELTEEEAYVYVIETNLMQRSFTDMEISEKAAVLQERYDKVMSQGKRNDILREIAKLEGKESTSGHRDQKLWSRDAVGAEYGLSGSSVARLLRVNHLIEPLKDKVDKGSLGMKIAIQLSYLTKEEQEMIHDAMKEMHVKLSQHQVIKLREHAGELTPGRVRQYIKMADPNKKLPVVKVPARLIQQYFAKMEPDRVDQILEEAIREYFEKREG